DNA from Campylobacter concisus:
ATAAATTTAAACGCCTATGCAAGCTTGATGAGAGTTGAGATAACGCTTGAATTTGCTAAAAACACACTAAAAGATCTCATCAAAGAGAAGCATGAAAATATAAATCTTGAAACCATTATAGAGATCGTTAGCAAAGAGCTAAACATCAAGCCAAGCGACATAAAAAGCAAGTCAAGAGTGCAAAACATCGTAGAAGCCAGACGCATCATCATCTATCTTGCGAAGATGCTCACGACAAATTCGATGCCACAAATTGCAAACTATTTTGGTATGAAAGACCATAGCGCCGTTAGTCACAACATAAAAAAGATAAACGAGCTCATGGAGAGCAACGAAATTTTCAACCTCAGAGTAACTGAGATAAAGAACAAAATTTTAACAAAAGGATAAAAACAGAATGAAATTCGTGAATAAATGTGAAGAAATGAAAAATTCTTTTCACATTTTAAATAACGATGCTGGCGTGAGAAAAGATGGTTTTCACACTTTCACGCTACCAACTAATACAACAAAAAGAAAATTAAAAATAAGAGGGAGTATTTAATGAAGGTTTTAATAAACAAAAACATGCTTGAGAGCATAGTAACAAACACTAATCCATATCTCGAAAAAAGAGATCTTAGTGCTATCACTTCTCACATCTACATTTCAGCAAAAGATGGAGTTTTAAACATAAAAGCGACTGATCACGAGATAGGACTAGCATATAAACTAAGCAACGCAAAGATCGTTGATGAGGGCTATGCAACAGCAAATGGCAAAAAGCTACTTGACATCATCAAAAGCCTAAAAGATGAAGAGGTAACGCTTGAAACTGTTAATAACTATCTTTACATCAAACAAAAAAACTCAAAATACAAACTTCCTATGTATAAATTTGAAGATTTCCCAGAGTTTCCAACGATAGAAGGCAAGGCTAAATTTAACATAGACGCCATAATGCTAGGCAGAAGCTTAAAGAAAATTTTGCCATGCATTGATAGTAACAACCCTAAATTTGAGCTAAACGGCGCTTTACTAGATATAAAACAAAACTATATAAATATAGTAGGCACCGATACAAAAAGGCTAGCTGTATTTAAATTTGCAAATGAAGCGAGCAATGAATTTTCACTGATCATCCCTAAAAAGGCGATAAATGAAATTCAAAAGCTATTTTTTGACAAGATAGAAATTTACTATGATGAAAACGTCCTCATCGCTCAAAGCCAAAATTTTGAGTTTTTCACAAAGCTGATAAATGGCAAATTCCCTGATTATGAGCGCGTTATACCAAAGGATATTGCTATAAGATTTGAGCTAAGCAGAGATAAGATGGTTGAGGGTATCAAGACTATATCGATGCTAAGCGATCAGATGAAGATAACTTTTTCAAAAGAGAGCATCACATTTGAGAGCATAATAGAGGACAACTCTGAAGCCAAAACGATGATAGAGTTTCAAACTGGACTTGAAGAAGATATCAGCATAAATGTCAAAAATAGAAATTTAATAGACTTCTTACAAAGCATAGAAGATGAGAAATTTGAGTTTGGATTTAAAGATAAAAATTTACCTTTCGTTGTTAGCTCAAAAGAGCTTTTAACGGTTATAAGTCCATTAAATATATAAGTTAAAAAAGGTTTATGATGGAAAATAATTACGGCGCAGAAAATATTAAAGTACTAAAAGGGCTTGAGGCGGTCAGGAAGCGCCCAGGCATGTATATAGGCGATACTAACATAAGCGGTCTTCACCATATGATCTACGAAGTCGTTGATAACTCTATCGACGAAGCGATGGCAGGATACTGCGATACGATAGATGTTGAGCTTACACGTGATGGCTCAGCGATCATTAGTGATAATGGTCGTGGTATCCCAGTAGATATGCACCCGACTGAGAAAATTTCAGCTGCGACTGTTGTTCTAACTGTGCTTCACGCTGGTGGTAAATTTGACAAGGACACTTATAAAGTCTCTGGTGGTCTTCACGGCGTTGGTGTATCTGTCGTAAATGCTCTTTCTAAAAAGCTAATCGTAAATATCAAACGTGATGGCAAGCTTCATAGACAAGAATTTTCAAAAGGTATCCCACAAAGCGACCTTGAAGTGATAAAAACTACAAATCGCACAGGCACGCAAGTCGAGTTTTGGCCAGATGATAGCATATTTGAAGTGACTGAATTTGACGATGAAATTTTAACAAAAAGATTTCGTGAGCTAGCCTATCTAAACCCAAAGATAACTATAAATTTTAAAGATCAAAGAAATGGCAGAAGCGAGAGCTTTCATTTTGAGGGCGGACTTGAGAGCTTTGTAACTGATATGAACAAGGCAAATGCTGTCAGCAAAGCGGTCTCATTTAGCGGCGGCGAAGATGATGTTATGGTTGATTTTGCCCTGCTTTACAACGACACTTATAGTGAAAATTTACTAAGCTTTGTAAATAACATCAAAACTCCAGATGGCGGTACGCACGAAGCTGGCTTTAGAGCGGGCCTTACAAGAGTTATCACAAACTATGTTCAAGCAAATGCTGCTGCACGTGAAAAAGATACAAAGATAACTGGTGAAGATATCCGCGAGGGACTTATCGCAGTTGTGAGCGTAAAAGTGCCAGAGCCGCAGTTTGAGGGACAAACAAAGGGCAAACTAGGTTCAAGCTACGTAAAACCTATCGTTCAAAAGATGGTTTTTGACGTGCTTACAAAGTATTTTGAAGAAAACCCTATCGAAGCAAGAGCGATAATGGAAAAAGCCCTAATGGCAGCTCGTGGTAGAGAAGCGGCTAAAAAAGCTAGGGATCTAACTCGCAAAAAAGAGAGCATGAGCGTAGGCACACTCCCTGGCAAACTAGCTGACTGCCAGAGTAAAGATCCAATAATTAGCGAGCTATACCTAGTGGAGGGCGACTCTGCGGGCGGTTCTGCAAAGCAGGGTCGCGATAGAGTTTTCCAAGCGATATTGCCGCTTAAGGGTAAAATTCTAAACGTTGAAAAGGCAAGACTGGATAAAATTTTAAAGTCTGATGAGATAAAAAATATGATAACAGCTCTAGGCTGCGGTATCGGAGATGAATTTGACGCTGAGAAGCTTAGATATCATAAGATCATCATCATGACCGATGCCGACGTCGATGGTAGCCACATTCAGACACTGCTTTTAACCTTCTTCTTTAGATTTTTAAATAAAGTTGTAGAAAACGGCCACATCTACCTAGCTCAGCCGCCACTTTACCGCTATAAAAAAGGTAAAAAAGAAATTTATCTAAAAGATGAAAAGGCACTAAATGAATTTCTTATCGAAACTGGTATCGAGGGCGTTGATATAGAGGGTATCGGCAGTGCGGATCTCATCGACTTCTTAAAGATCGTTGCAGCTTATAGAAGCGTCTTAAAAGAGCTTGAAAAACGCTTTAACGTCCTTTCAGCGATCCGCTATATGATAGAAAATCCAGATATCGTATCAAAAAGCTACAATGAAATTTTTGAAATTTTGAGGGATTTCTTAAAAGCTGAGGGTCATAACATCTTAAATCACTACGTTAGCGAAGATGAGATTAGAATTTATGTGCAAACAGAGAGCGGCTTAGAAGAGCTTGTGGTAAATGAAAATTTATTTACAAACCCACTCTATGAAGAGGCACTTTACATCAGCCAAAAGATAAAAGAGCGTGGCCTAGACTTGCATAGTGACGTTATAGACGTACTTGATGAAGTAGAGAAAAATGCGAAAAAAGGTGCATATATCCAGCGCTACAAAGGTCTTGGTGAGATGAACCCTGAGCAGCTTTGGGAGACTACGATGAACCCTGAGAATAGAAGACTTTTAAAGATCGATATAAACGACGCTATAAGTGCTTCTGACACGTTTAATCTCTTCATGGGCGATGAGGTTGAGCCAAGAAGAAACTACATCCAAGACCACGCAAAAGACGTTAAACACTTGGATATTTAAAAGGTGATCAAATTTAAATTTGACCTGGTTAGTAAAAATATAAAGGATAAAAAATGAGCGAAGAGCTAGATATAGAGATGAAATATGGCGAGAAAATTTTGAAAGAATTTGACGTAGAGAGTGACCTTGAGGTCTGGGAAAATAAGCAAACAAGGGACTATGTCATAAAGATCACTCTGCCTGAGTTTTGCTGCCTTTGCCCTCGCTCTGGTTATCCTGACTTTGCGACCATATACCTTGAGTATATCCCAAACAAGCTAGTTGTTGAGCTAAAAGCGATAAAGCTTTATATAAATAGCTTTATGAACCGCAACATCAGCCACGAAGATAGTATAAATGAAATTTACTCTGTTTTAGAGAAAAAGCTTGAGCCAAAATTTATGAAGATAGTTGGCGACTTTAACCCACGTGGAAATGTCCATACGGTTATCGAGATTAGCTCTGATCTAGTCGTAAAAAAGCCAGCAGAAGAGAAAGAATTTACTCCAAGAACTAGAGAAAGAAGTAGCTTTGGTGATAAGCCACGTGAAAGACGTAGCACGAGTGATCGTGGCAGTAGCAGGGTCAGCAGTAGGGCTGGTGGCAGCAGAGGTGGCAGAGATGATAAATTTAAAAAAGATGACAAGCCAAGAAGAAGCTCAAACAAAGAGGGCTTTAGAAAGATAAGCTACGCCGATGATAAGAAGCCAAAAGTAGTCAAAAAGGATAAATAATGATAAGTGCTAAGCTTATAGAACATATCTTTAAAGCAGCATCTATATCACGTTGGAACGACTATCCAAAGATGACAAATTTAGTCGAGCTTGACAAGCAGGCTCATAAATTTATCATCGCTTATTTCATAGCAAAACAAGAGCAAAACGCCGATATGAACTACATCATCGAGGCTGGAATTTTTGAGTTTTTAAGCAGGGTCGTAGTCACAGACATACGACCAGACGTCTTTCACCACATTCAAAAGACAAAAAAAGAGCAGATAAATAGCTGGGTTTTAAGCAACCTTGAGACACTCATCTCAGATATCGAGGGTGGCGAGTTTTTAGAGAGATTTAAAAACCACTATAAAAACGATAAAACTCACGAAAAAGAGCGCCTCATCTTAAAAGCAGCCAGCTATCTTGCCACGAGGTGGGAATTTTCTATCGTCTATCAAACTAGCCAGTTTTTAAGCGATATCGACGAGCTTAAGGCGAAGGTTGAGGAGGAGATGGAGGATTATTACGAGTTAATTGGCGTTAGAAAGATCGCTATGAATCAAAAATTAGCCCGTCTTGTTGATCTAAGTGGCAGGCTAAGGTTTCAAAAGCGCTGGGCACAAACGCCTCGTATCCCTGAAACTGCGGTCTTAGGACATATGCTAGTTGTTGCGATACTTAGCTACTTTTACTCACTCAAAGCAAAAGCTTGTAAAAAACGCCTAGAAAATAACTTCTTTTGTGCCCTTTTTCACGACCTACCAGAGAGCCTTACAAGGGATATCATAAGCCCTGTAAAATACGGCGTAAAGGGGCTAAATGAGATCATCAGCGAGTATGAGATGAGGCTTATTGATGAGAGGATTTTGCCATTTGTGCCTGAAAAGATCAGAGATGAGTTTAGCTACATCCTTGGTATCAGAAAAGATGGCGAGAAATTTATCAAAGATGAGTTTGAAAATAGGACATTCGAGCGCAAGATCATCTGCCACGAAGGGACTATGGAGAACGTAAATGAGGATAAATTTAACCCAATAGACGGCAAAGCGCTAAAATACTGCGATAAGCTCTCAGCATACATCGAAGCCGGAATTTCCATAAGCTATGGTGTCAAGTCAAAAGAGCTAACTGATGGCTTTAATAATATGTATAAATTTTTTAGCGAAAAACCTAAGATCGACGGAGTGGATTTTTTAGAAATTTGCGATGATTTTAATGAGCATTTTGGTTTAGAAAGACCCCCTCTCAGATGACTGCGGCACACACTTAATACAAGTGCTCTGCTGTGTTCCCACCCTGAAGCGGTGCTCATAAAAAGCATTGCACAGGTCTAAGAAGGAGCTTCGCAATCATACAAAAACTATACTTAAATTTAGTTTTATAGTTACATTTTTAAAAATTTAGCTTTAAGAGTATATAATCTCACATAAATTTCACCAAAAGTAGGGCAATGCCAGGAAAGATCAAACTTCGTTTTTTATCGGCTTTTAGGGATTTTTTCATCTATCACCACAAGTCTTTAGAGTTTCGTGCCAAAATTTTTGCTGCTATGATTTCAGCTAAATTTGACCCAGACGAGGATGATTTTTCCATCTTAAATGACATCGTAAATGAAATTTATGAAAACGACCAAACTAGAAAAGACTTCTTAATCCAAACCGTTAGAGAGTACGTTGCAAGGGTCAAAAGAAACGATAGAATCACGCTTGACACGCTTCTTTTATGCATAGATAAAGATATGAAAGACCACAAAAGATACGCTAAAAAGATAGACTTTTCGCACCTTCGCCGATTGATGAGTGGCTGTGAGGAGGAAATTTTAGTGCAGCAAAGGGTCTATGAGTTTTTGATAAACGAGGTCAAACTCTACTCGCAAAGCGCTTAAATTTTCATCTAAATTTAATCAAAATTTTTCGTGGCTTGTAGCTAAATTTTCTCGTTTCTGACCTTGTTTTTTCTTTTTAACTCGCTAGTTTAGGCGATTTATGACTAAAATTCGAAACAAAACTTCATAAGCTAAATTTACATTTATAAATGTAAATTATTTTGTGATAAAGCTGTTACTAAGATAAAAAATAAGCGCATAGATTAGTCCGCTTGTGATGAGTGGGACTGGTTGCACTTTCTTGGCGTCGCTTGCTTGTTACCTTGCAAAGGGTAAGAGCCTAGAGGAGGCTATAGGGCTTTCAAAAGAGTATATCTGCTCCATTATAAAAGAGAGTATCGACACAAAGCTAGGCAAAAACCGCCTTCTTTGGCACGGAGCGAAGTAAATTTAAGCTGCTTTTTGCACGGCGGCTGAGTGGGTTATGATGTCGTGCAAATTTAGTCTGTCTTTTCTGAAAAAACAAAGGCAAAGTCCGATGATGCTAAAGCCAGCAAATGCAAAGCAAATTTGACGCAAGATCGCGTGAAGAAGGCTTAGTTTTTTGCCAGTTTGTAAATTTATGAGATAAATTTCTTGCGCTTTGTAGCCTGGAGTTTGCGCCTTTATGCTAAAAAATAGACACATTATAAATGAAATGAGGCTATTTACGCCAAAGATCGCAAGCTGGTTGTGTAAAAACGCCTCTTTGCCGTCAAGCAAAAGATAGGTCGTGGCGTAAAATATCGGCATGCCGATGATAAAAAGATCGATGATAGAGGCCTTTACTCTAGCCCAGATCGGTGCGATTTTTGCCTTTTGCTTTGCCAAGTTATTTTCCTGTGTTTGTGTAGATACGGCTAAATTTCTCCCAGTCATATAGGTAGATAAGACAGTTGATCACCTCGCAGCTCTCATCGTAAAGATCGCCGTCCTCGCCGTTGTCTTGCATGATGGGCAGCATGCCTGATCCTCGCGAGACCTCACACCAATACTCATAAAAATCAAGCTTTTTGATATCGCTCTCTAGCACGCCAAACATGCCTAAAAACTGATAGACGCTAAGGTTAAAAAAGCTCTTATTTTCAGTTTTTTGCAGGCGTTTTACGCTATTTGTGTGCATCAAACTAGCTCTACGCCCTTGCCGCCTATCACTTCGCCGATCACGTAGCCATCGCTATTTGCTAGGACTGCATCAACGTTTTCTTTAGGCACAACAAGGATCATGCCAACGCCCATATTAAATGTCCTCATCATCTCGCTATCTTCTACTTTTTGCGCGAGGATTTTAAAAATTTCAGGCGTTTTTATAGCGCTTTTTTGCACCTTCGCACCAAGCCCAGCAGGAAAGACGCGAGGCAGGTTTTCAACTATGCCGCCACCAGTTATATGCGCCATTGCTGTGATCTTATCTTTTAAGCTTAAAAAGTCGCTCACGTAAATTCTAGTTGGCTCAAGAAGCACGTCGATGAGCGCTCTATCGCCCACTTTTTCGTCAAATTTTAGTCCAAGCTCGCTTACTACTTTTCTTGCCAATGAAAAGCCATTCGAGTGTAGGCCGCTGCTAGGAAGTGCGACTAAAACTTCACCAGATTTTACAAATTTGCTTCTATCGATCTCATCAGCCTCGGCTATACCCACGGCAAATCCAGCAAGGTCAAAGTCGCCCTTTTCATACATCGACGGCATCTCGGCTGTCTCACCACCGATTAGCGCGCACTGCGCCTTTTTGCAGCCATTTGCGATGCTTTTCACCACCTCTTTAGCGCTTTCTATCTCAAGCTTTGCAGTCGCATAGTAGTCGAGGAAAAAGAGTGGTGTGGCGAAGTTGCAGATGAGGTCATTTACGCACATAGCGACTAGATCCTCGCCAACGCCCTCAAATTTCTTAGCGTCGATAGCTAGACGAAGCTTCGTGCCAACGCCGTCTGTGGCACCTAAAATGGCTGGATTTTTATATCCGCTTGGCAGTCTGACCGCACCTGAAAATGATCCGATGCCGCCTATGACGTTTGGTGTTTGCGTAGATTTTACGAAAGGCTTGATCGCCTCAACAAAGCTATTTCCAGCATCTATATCAACTCCGGCATCTTTATAACTTATCATTTTCGCCCTTTTGGTTATTTTTTAAAACTTTAGCCAAAAGTTGCTAAAATTGTTATCAATTTTCAAAAATGGAGCGGCTTTGCAGAAATTTCCAAATGCCTACGTCATCACAGGCTCGATCGCCAGCGGCAAAAGCACGGTTGTAAATTTACTAAAAGAGCGAGGTTTTAGCGTGATCGACGCAGACGTGATCGCACACGAGCAGCTTGAAATTTGCAAAGGCGAGATCGTTAGAGAATTTGGCGAGCAAATTTTAGATGAGGCTGGTAAGATAGATCGCAAAAAACTGGGTGCGATCGTCTTTCGTGAGCCAAAAAAGCTTAAAAATTTAGAGCGAATTTTGCACCTAAAGATAAAAGCTGAAATTTTATCAAAGGCCTCGCAGATTGAGCGCTTAGAGCGGGTTTATTTTATAGATATTCCGCTATTTTTTGAAAAAAAGGAGCGTTACGCTGAGTTTAAAAATGTAGCCGTGATTTACGCGCCAAAAGAGCTTTTACTAAGCCGTCTAATGAGCCGAAACGCTCTAAGCTTAGAGGATGCAAAAGCTAGAGTAGAGCTTCAGATAGATATAGAGCAAAAGAGAGAAATGGCAAATTATCTTATCGATAATAGTGGTGACAGGGAGAATTTAGAGCTGGAGCTAGAGAAATTTCTAAGGCAAATTTGCGCTATTTCTTGATAAATTTACTAGCAAATTTATATGTTTGCAGGGTCTCTTTGCTTTGCAAATTCCAGCTTTCAAGCTCGGCTTTTACTAAATTTGGAAATTTCTTGCTTATATCTTTTAGGGCATTGCCAACTGATTTTCTAAGATACTCGCTCGCATCGTCTTTTAGGCTAGAAAGCCGCCAAATGGCCTCATCTGGGTTATCTTTAAAATAAGGCCTACTAGTCCATATCCTAAGCCCCTCGCTTACAGCTCTTTTTGCATTTGCGTTGCCATTTTTTAGCCACTCATCGATGACAAAAAGTGCCTGCTCGTAGCCAACTTTTTTACAAAACTCGTCAAACGCCTTTGCCAAAATTTCTTGAACTCGCCAGTTTTCATCTTTTGAAACCTGATCTCTCATAAACGTCAAAATTTCTTCACGATCCGAAAGGTGTCCAAAGAGAAAAACCGCATACATCCGCACTTGATAGAGTTTTGAGCTGTATGCTAGGAGTGCAAGCTCTTTGCACTGCTCAGCTCCCTTTGCTTTATAGTCAGCCAAAGCCCTACTTTCTTGCTCTTTGAAGCCATTTTCTATCAAAGAAAACTCTTTTTCTAAATTTAAGATATAGCTCTTCAAAACAGCTCCTTTAAATTTATTAAAAACTCTTACCTAAATTTTAGTAAAATCACGCAAAAAATAAAAGGACAGCTCATGCAAGTCTCAAAGTACAACGCTAGCGGCAATGATTTTGTCATATTTCACACATTTTTGAGTAAAGATAGAAGTGAGCTTGCAAGGCAGATTTGCAGCCGAACAAACGGCGTGGGAGCTGACGGGCTCATCGTGCTTTTACCTTACGAAAAGGGCGTAAAATGGGAGTTTTACAACAGCGACGGAAGCTACGCGGCGATGTGTGGCAACGGCTCGCGCGCGGCTGCTAGATATGCCTATTTAAACGACCTTGTAAGTTCAAACGAATTTGTCCTGCTAACTGGCAGCGGCGAGGTGATGGCAAGCGTTAAAAGTGAGTGCGTCGAGGTCGTGCTAACAAGTCCAAAAATTTTAAGCAAACCGCTAAATGAAGGTGGCAAAACTTGGTATTTTTACGATACTGGTGTGCCTCATCTTGTAAATTTTACGCAAAATTTAGATGAATTTGACGTCAAAGCGTGCAGGGCGCTTCGTCAAAAATACAATGCAAATGTAAATTTAGCCAAATTTGAGGGCGGAGTTTTAAAGGTGAGAACCTATGAAAGGGGCGTGGAGGACGAGACGCTAGCTTGTGGCACTGGTATGGCGGCTTGCTTTTACGGTGCTACTTTAAATTTAAACGCACCGCAAAGCCTAAAAGTCTATCCAAAAAGCGGCGAGGAGCTTGGTCTTAGGCTGGAAAAAGGTAAAATTTTATTTAGCGGAGCAGTGAAACACTGCTTTGATACGAGTATTGAAATTTAGCTATTTTTGCTGCTGGGTAGTTAAATTTGGCTAGTAGTTTGTAAAAGTCGTGGGTAGTAAATTTAAATTTCATATCAAATTTTGTGTAAAACAAAGAGTTTTTGTTATTAAATTTTAAAGTGTATAAAAAAGAAGATCTCCGCCGAAGCGGAGAAAAGGTTTATTTCAAAGCATCTTTTGCTTGTTTTGCAAGTGCCGCAAATGCCTTCGCGTCATTCATAGCTAGATCAGCTAAAATTTTTCTATCAAGTTCTATGTTAGCTTTGTTTAAGCCGTTGATAAATCTTGAATAGCTAATGTCGTTTAGTCTGCAAGCTGCGTTGATACGAACGATCCATAAACGTCTGAAATCACGTTTTTTCTGGCGTCTGTCGCGGTATGCGTAAACTAAACTTCTCTCTAGTTGCTCTTTAGCTTTTCTAAAGTGTTTATGTCTAGCACTGAAAAAGCCACGTGCTAGCTTTAAAACTTTCTTATGGCGTCTTCTTCTAACTACGCCTGTTTTTACTCTTGCCATATTTATCCTTTTACAAATTGGCGCTCACGAAGTGAGTCTTGCCCCTAAATTTGGGGGAGTTTGAATGACTTTTTGTCAAAAACTTAAATCTACAGCTGCTTATACGCCGAGCATTTTGCGAACGGCTGGGACATTTGTGCTATCCACGTATTGTGGGCCACGCAAATCTCTCATACGCTTACTAGGTTTTTTTGTTAAGATATGGCTTCTGAAAGCAGAGCCTCTTTTTATCTTATTTTTACCTACTTTAAAGCGCTTAGCAGCACCGCGAACGGTTTTCATCTTTGGCATGCTAATCCTTTTTGAAATTTTATACGCAAGTGCGTAAGATTTGGATTATAGCGAAAAATCCTTTAGAAAATTTAAATTTCACTTAGACAAAATTTGCAATAAATTTACATTTAACTTAAAAAAGTTTTAAAATTTAGAATTAAATTATTAAATTTGAAATATAATCACATATAAGAAATTTATTTTACTAAAGGAGTAAAAATGAAAGGCAAAATTCTCGCATCTATCGTCGCTATGAGTGCGATTTTAGGCACAAGTAGCTTGGCATGCACTACTATTTTAGTAGGAGATAAAGCTTCAAACGACGGCTCTATGTTAGTAGCTAGAAGCGCTGATAGCAAGGCTATAAAGGCACAGGTCTTTTTAATACATCCAGCAAAGAAAAACCAAACTGGCATGCACAGCTCAAAGGCACATGACGGCGCAAATGATTTTACATATCCGCTTCCAAAAGATGGTATGAGATACACAACCATCGCAAACTCACACACAAAACTTCACGGAGCGGTCGGCTACAACGAGGCTGGCGTTGGACTAAGCGGCACTGAGACTATCTACGCAAAAGATGAGCTTTTAAAGATCGACCCATATAACGAAGAGACTGGTATCACCGAGGACGACATACCAGACGTGCTTTTGCCACGTATGAAGAGTGCAAAAGAGGGTGTTAAACTTCTTGGCGATATAGTGGAGACAAAGGGCGCTGGAGAGGGCTTTGGCGTGGTATTTATCGACGCAAACGAGCTTTGGTACTTTGAAACAGGTACAGGTCATAAATGGATCGCTTCAAAGATCCCGCAAGATGAGTACTTCGTTACCGCAAACCAAGGCAGACTTCACGCTTACAAAGAGAATGATCCAAATTTCATGGGTGTAAAAGATGTCATCAAATTTGCGATCGATAACAAGACTTATGACCCTGCAAAAGATGGCGAATTTAACTTTACAAAGGCCTATACAAGGGACGATGAAAGAGATGTGACTTACAACTACCCACGTGTTTGCTGGGTTCAAAGTATGTTTAACCCAAGCTTAAAACAAGACTTCGCTGACGGTCAGAAATTTCCAGTATTTTTAAAACCAGAGAAAAAACTGGGCGTTGAAGACCTAAAAGCTGCAATGAGAGCCCACTACGACGGCACTGCGTTTGACAACTACGCTAGCAAAGATGAAGATAAGAAAAACATCTATCGCGCTATAAGCGTCTTTAGAACATACGAGTCTCACGTCATGCAGGTGCGCCCATGGCTACCAAAAGAGATCGGCCGCGTGACCTACGTCGCTCTTGGCATGGCTGATCTTAGCGTTTATTTGCCGTATTATGAGGGGCTTGATGGCTTTATAAAAGGCTACTCAGATGGCTCATACGATGCTGATGATACTTCGATATACTGGGTTTATAGA
Protein-coding regions in this window:
- the gyrB gene encoding DNA topoisomerase (ATP-hydrolyzing) subunit B, which produces MENNYGAENIKVLKGLEAVRKRPGMYIGDTNISGLHHMIYEVVDNSIDEAMAGYCDTIDVELTRDGSAIISDNGRGIPVDMHPTEKISAATVVLTVLHAGGKFDKDTYKVSGGLHGVGVSVVNALSKKLIVNIKRDGKLHRQEFSKGIPQSDLEVIKTTNRTGTQVEFWPDDSIFEVTEFDDEILTKRFRELAYLNPKITINFKDQRNGRSESFHFEGGLESFVTDMNKANAVSKAVSFSGGEDDVMVDFALLYNDTYSENLLSFVNNIKTPDGGTHEAGFRAGLTRVITNYVQANAAAREKDTKITGEDIREGLIAVVSVKVPEPQFEGQTKGKLGSSYVKPIVQKMVFDVLTKYFEENPIEARAIMEKALMAARGREAAKKARDLTRKKESMSVGTLPGKLADCQSKDPIISELYLVEGDSAGGSAKQGRDRVFQAILPLKGKILNVEKARLDKILKSDEIKNMITALGCGIGDEFDAEKLRYHKIIIMTDADVDGSHIQTLLLTFFFRFLNKVVENGHIYLAQPPLYRYKKGKKEIYLKDEKALNEFLIETGIEGVDIEGIGSADLIDFLKIVAAYRSVLKELEKRFNVLSAIRYMIENPDIVSKSYNEIFEILRDFLKAEGHNILNHYVSEDEIRIYVQTESGLEELVVNENLFTNPLYEEALYISQKIKERGLDLHSDVIDVLDEVEKNAKKGAYIQRYKGLGEMNPEQLWETTMNPENRRLLKIDINDAISASDTFNLFMGDEVEPRRNYIQDHAKDVKHLDI
- the purM gene encoding phosphoribosylformylglycinamidine cyclo-ligase, giving the protein MISYKDAGVDIDAGNSFVEAIKPFVKSTQTPNVIGGIGSFSGAVRLPSGYKNPAILGATDGVGTKLRLAIDAKKFEGVGEDLVAMCVNDLICNFATPLFFLDYYATAKLEIESAKEVVKSIANGCKKAQCALIGGETAEMPSMYEKGDFDLAGFAVGIAEADEIDRSKFVKSGEVLVALPSSGLHSNGFSLARKVVSELGLKFDEKVGDRALIDVLLEPTRIYVSDFLSLKDKITAMAHITGGGIVENLPRVFPAGLGAKVQKSAIKTPEIFKILAQKVEDSEMMRTFNMGVGMILVVPKENVDAVLANSDGYVIGEVIGGKGVELV
- a CDS encoding bifunctional hydroxymethylpyrimidine kinase/phosphomethylpyrimidine kinase is translated as MSGTGCTFLASLACYLAKGKSLEEAIGLSKEYICSIIKESIDTKLGKNRLLWHGAK
- the queF gene encoding preQ(1) synthase; translated protein: MSEELDIEMKYGEKILKEFDVESDLEVWENKQTRDYVIKITLPEFCCLCPRSGYPDFATIYLEYIPNKLVVELKAIKLYINSFMNRNISHEDSINEIYSVLEKKLEPKFMKIVGDFNPRGNVHTVIEISSDLVVKKPAEEKEFTPRTRERSSFGDKPRERRSTSDRGSSRVSSRAGGSRGGRDDKFKKDDKPRRSSNKEGFRKISYADDKKPKVVKKDK
- the coaE gene encoding dephospho-CoA kinase (Dephospho-CoA kinase (CoaE) performs the final step in coenzyme A biosynthesis.) — its product is MQKFPNAYVITGSIASGKSTVVNLLKERGFSVIDADVIAHEQLEICKGEIVREFGEQILDEAGKIDRKKLGAIVFREPKKLKNLERILHLKIKAEILSKASQIERLERVYFIDIPLFFEKKERYAEFKNVAVIYAPKELLLSRLMSRNALSLEDAKARVELQIDIEQKREMANYLIDNSGDRENLELELEKFLRQICAIS
- a CDS encoding HD domain-containing protein produces the protein MISAKLIEHIFKAASISRWNDYPKMTNLVELDKQAHKFIIAYFIAKQEQNADMNYIIEAGIFEFLSRVVVTDIRPDVFHHIQKTKKEQINSWVLSNLETLISDIEGGEFLERFKNHYKNDKTHEKERLILKAASYLATRWEFSIVYQTSQFLSDIDELKAKVEEEMEDYYELIGVRKIAMNQKLARLVDLSGRLRFQKRWAQTPRIPETAVLGHMLVVAILSYFYSLKAKACKKRLENNFFCALFHDLPESLTRDIISPVKYGVKGLNEIISEYEMRLIDERILPFVPEKIRDEFSYILGIRKDGEKFIKDEFENRTFERKIICHEGTMENVNEDKFNPIDGKALKYCDKLSAYIEAGISISYGVKSKELTDGFNNMYKFFSEKPKIDGVDFLEICDDFNEHFGLERPPLR
- the dnaN gene encoding DNA polymerase III subunit beta, which codes for MKVLINKNMLESIVTNTNPYLEKRDLSAITSHIYISAKDGVLNIKATDHEIGLAYKLSNAKIVDEGYATANGKKLLDIIKSLKDEEVTLETVNNYLYIKQKNSKYKLPMYKFEDFPEFPTIEGKAKFNIDAIMLGRSLKKILPCIDSNNPKFELNGALLDIKQNYINIVGTDTKRLAVFKFANEASNEFSLIIPKKAINEIQKLFFDKIEIYYDENVLIAQSQNFEFFTKLINGKFPDYERVIPKDIAIRFELSRDKMVEGIKTISMLSDQMKITFSKESITFESIIEDNSEAKTMIEFQTGLEEDISINVKNRNLIDFLQSIEDEKFEFGFKDKNLPFVVSSKELLTVISPLNI
- a CDS encoding RDD family protein, which translates into the protein MAKQKAKIAPIWARVKASIIDLFIIGMPIFYATTYLLLDGKEAFLHNQLAIFGVNSLISFIMCLFFSIKAQTPGYKAQEIYLINLQTGKKLSLLHAILRQICFAFAGFSIIGLCLCFFRKDRLNLHDIITHSAAVQKAA